The Flavobacterium psychrophilum genome includes a region encoding these proteins:
- a CDS encoding sulfurtransferase: MEPIIQPEDLLELVKTTDVVIVDAGSSISYGTQHLKGAVYADLNLDLAAVPEDAAKGGRHPLPDPAYFGQVLSRLGITPQSHVVVYDDKNGALAAARFWWMLRAAGHEKVQVLNGGLTAAVKAGFPLSDLVEMPIPVAEYTFADWNLPQAYMDEVETAALGTEHVVIDVREAARYRGETEPIDLIAGHIPGAINLPYAGNLDENGLFIKPEIIGQKYVDELKGVNAANSIIHCGSGVTACHTILAMNYAGLPMPKLYVGSWSEWSRNDKNIASGS; encoded by the coding sequence ATGGAACCGATTATTCAGCCGGAAGATTTGTTAGAACTTGTAAAAACTACCGACGTTGTAATTGTAGATGCCGGAAGCAGTATAAGCTATGGTACACAACATCTTAAGGGTGCTGTATATGCAGATCTTAATCTGGATCTTGCCGCTGTGCCCGAAGATGCCGCAAAAGGAGGGAGGCACCCGTTGCCTGATCCTGCTTATTTCGGTCAGGTTTTATCGCGTTTGGGTATAACCCCGCAAAGTCATGTAGTGGTTTACGATGATAAAAACGGCGCACTGGCAGCTGCTCGTTTTTGGTGGATGCTAAGGGCAGCAGGGCATGAAAAGGTTCAGGTGCTTAACGGCGGACTAACGGCTGCTGTAAAAGCGGGCTTTCCGCTTAGCGACCTCGTGGAAATGCCAATTCCGGTTGCTGAATATACTTTTGCCGATTGGAACCTTCCGCAAGCGTATATGGATGAGGTAGAAACAGCTGCATTAGGTACAGAACATGTAGTTATAGACGTTAGGGAAGCTGCACGCTACAGAGGTGAAACAGAACCAATAGATCTTATAGCGGGACATATACCCGGTGCTATAAATTTGCCGTATGCCGGTAACTTAGATGAAAACGGATTGTTTATAAAACCCGAGATCATAGGCCAGAAATATGTAGATGAGCTAAAAGGTGTAAATGCTGCTAACTCCATAATACATTGCGGGTCTGGAGTAACGGCCTGCCATACTATATTGGCTATGAATTATGCCGGCCTGCCAATGCCAAAACTATATGTTGGCTCATGGAGCGAATGGTCGCGAAATGATAAAAATATAGCGTCAGGCAGTTAA
- a CDS encoding potassium transporter Kup codes for MSTNHIQLNKVTLGGLLVTLGIIYGDIGTSPLYVMKAIIGSQPIDQQVVLGALSCIFWTLTLQTTVKYVYLTLKADNKGEGGIFSLYTLVKRLKKKGLIVPAIIGGSALLADGIITPPISVSSAIEGIKTYQPNLDTVPIVIGILFVLFFIQKFGSKFIGKFFGPMMLIWFGMLGVLGFIPLVENIYVLKALNPYYAFHLLTIHHEGFYVLGFVFLCTTGAEALYSDMGHCGRGNIRVSWGFVKAMLVVNYFGQGAFLIANSGKTLIDLSGGDIKNPANPFYLLMPDWFLPFGIAIATSAAVIASQALISGSFTLISEAMRLNFWPKVSVKFPTELKGQLYIPSINWLLFLGCVFIVLHFRESGNMEAAYGLAIVLCMLMTTTLLGYYMVMKRYNKLLILIVISVYFAIEISFLIANISKFHHGGYVSLGIAGLLAIIMAVWFSAKRIRSEYTEFTKIANYKTVLSELSNDMSIPKYATHLVYMTNAQLGDEIESKIIYSILQKRPKRADIYWFVHVNVVDEPYKMDYRVREIMKDDVIRVDFYLGFRVAPRINLMFKQVVRDMVKRSEVDITSRYESLNRNNVIGDFKFVIIEKFLSYDNELPWYERIILDIYFILKKISLSEGRAFGLDSSSVKVEKFPIVIHPPEDFTLNRIEDCPGKDHHQQ; via the coding sequence GTGAGCACCAATCACATACAACTCAACAAGGTAACGCTTGGCGGATTGCTAGTTACCCTGGGAATTATTTACGGAGATATAGGAACTTCCCCCCTATACGTTATGAAGGCAATAATAGGTTCCCAGCCTATTGATCAACAGGTTGTACTTGGCGCCCTCTCCTGTATCTTCTGGACTCTTACACTGCAAACCACAGTTAAGTATGTTTACCTAACCCTTAAGGCCGATAACAAAGGTGAGGGTGGTATCTTTTCACTGTACACACTTGTAAAGCGTCTTAAGAAAAAAGGACTTATAGTACCTGCAATAATTGGTGGTAGTGCGCTGTTGGCAGACGGCATTATCACACCTCCCATATCGGTATCGTCTGCCATAGAAGGTATTAAAACCTATCAGCCAAACCTTGATACGGTGCCTATTGTTATAGGAATACTATTTGTGCTTTTCTTTATACAGAAATTTGGAAGTAAATTTATTGGTAAGTTTTTCGGGCCAATGATGCTTATATGGTTTGGTATGCTTGGAGTACTTGGATTTATCCCTTTGGTGGAAAATATTTACGTTCTTAAAGCGCTTAATCCATACTACGCATTCCATTTACTAACCATTCACCATGAAGGGTTTTATGTACTTGGCTTTGTTTTTCTGTGTACCACTGGTGCAGAAGCGTTATACAGCGACATGGGTCACTGCGGCAGGGGCAATATTCGTGTAAGTTGGGGTTTTGTAAAAGCCATGCTTGTAGTTAACTATTTTGGGCAGGGTGCTTTTCTTATAGCAAATTCAGGCAAGACACTTATTGATCTTAGTGGCGGAGACATTAAAAATCCTGCCAACCCTTTCTATTTGTTGATGCCGGACTGGTTTCTTCCGTTTGGAATTGCCATTGCTACATCGGCCGCTGTAATTGCATCACAGGCATTAATAAGCGGATCGTTTACACTTATATCAGAAGCGATGAGGTTAAACTTCTGGCCAAAAGTATCGGTTAAATTTCCGACAGAACTTAAAGGTCAGCTATACATACCGTCAATTAACTGGCTCCTTTTCCTGGGGTGTGTTTTTATAGTGCTCCATTTTAGGGAATCGGGCAATATGGAAGCGGCTTACGGTCTTGCGATTGTGTTGTGTATGTTAATGACTACCACATTACTTGGATATTATATGGTAATGAAACGATATAACAAGCTACTTATACTGATAGTAATAAGTGTGTATTTTGCAATAGAGATATCTTTCCTTATTGCTAACATAAGCAAGTTTCATCATGGCGGTTACGTATCACTTGGTATTGCAGGATTGCTGGCTATAATAATGGCGGTATGGTTCTCTGCAAAGCGAATCCGTAGTGAGTACACTGAGTTTACTAAAATTGCCAATTATAAAACTGTATTGTCTGAGCTTAGCAACGATATGTCTATTCCTAAATATGCAACGCACCTTGTATACATGACTAATGCACAGTTGGGAGATGAAATTGAATCTAAAATCATTTATTCGATACTTCAAAAAAGACCAAAGCGAGCCGATATATATTGGTTTGTGCATGTAAATGTTGTAGACGAACCGTACAAAATGGACTATCGCGTACGCGAAATTATGAAGGATGATGTTATTCGTGTAGACTTCTATTTAGGCTTTAGGGTGGCGCCAAGAATTAACCTAATGTTTAAGCAGGTAGTTCGCGACATGGTAAAACGAAGCGAAGTAGATATTACCAGCCGTTACGAGTCACTTAACCGTAACAATGTAATCGGTGATTTTAAATTTGTAATTATAGAAAAATTCCTTTCGTACGATAACGAGTTGCCATGGTATGAGAGGATAATATTAGATATTTACTTTATCCTGAAAAAGATCAGCCTTTCTGAAGGACGTGCTTTTGGGCTTGATAGCAGTTCTGTTAAAGTAGAAAAATTCCCTATAGTTATTCACCCGCCGGAAGACTTCACACTAAATAGGATAGAAGACTGTCCCGGAAAAGACCATCACCAGCAATAG
- a CDS encoding heme ABC transporter, whose amino-acid sequence MSTITNSLKSQWEALKAENPHLRIRNAADQLGVSEAELVATSVGDTVTRLRPEFAAILTEVVKLDKVMALTRNEECVHERKGVYLNGDFSSPFASIFVGEDIDLRMFLTHWDKAFAVAEKSEHGDRKSLQFFGKDGLAIHKIYLTKDSNEAAFDALVEQFKSDNQSTEETVAEVPLIIDEKPDSEINLAEFHEAWLSLPDTHAFFGMLKKFGVTRTQALRLAPNDHLAKQLDKTVVAKMLEGAAEQKLPIMVFVGNRGNIQIHTGLVRKTMWHNQWFNVMDPDFNLHLDTDKIAQVWVVRKPTADGEVTALEVYNEMGEIIVQFFGKRKPGIPELTEWRELVASL is encoded by the coding sequence ATGAGTACAATAACAAATTCACTGAAATCTCAGTGGGAAGCGCTTAAAGCAGAAAACCCACATTTAAGAATAAGAAATGCTGCAGATCAGCTTGGCGTAAGCGAAGCTGAACTTGTTGCAACAAGCGTTGGCGATACAGTAACACGCCTCCGTCCTGAGTTTGCTGCTATACTGACTGAAGTTGTAAAACTTGATAAAGTTATGGCACTTACACGTAACGAAGAGTGCGTACATGAGCGTAAAGGTGTTTATCTTAACGGAGATTTCAGTTCTCCTTTTGCAAGTATCTTTGTTGGTGAGGATATCGATTTACGTATGTTCCTTACACATTGGGATAAAGCTTTTGCAGTAGCAGAAAAAAGCGAGCACGGCGATAGAAAAAGCCTTCAGTTTTTCGGTAAAGACGGTCTTGCTATCCACAAAATATACCTGACAAAAGACAGTAACGAAGCTGCTTTTGACGCTCTTGTTGAGCAGTTTAAATCTGATAACCAAAGCACAGAAGAAACGGTTGCAGAAGTGCCACTTATCATTGATGAAAAACCGGACAGCGAAATTAACCTTGCTGAATTCCACGAGGCATGGTTATCATTACCTGATACGCACGCTTTCTTTGGTATGCTTAAAAAATTCGGTGTTACAAGAACACAGGCACTTCGCCTTGCTCCAAACGATCACCTTGCTAAACAGTTAGACAAAACTGTTGTTGCTAAAATGCTTGAAGGTGCTGCAGAGCAAAAACTACCTATCATGGTATTTGTTGGTAACAGGGGTAACATACAAATTCACACAGGCCTGGTGCGCAAAACAATGTGGCACAACCAGTGGTTTAATGTAATGGATCCTGATTTTAACCTTCACCTTGATACAGACAAGATCGCTCAGGTATGGGTTGTACGTAAACCAACTGCAGATGGCGAGGTTACTGCTCTTGAAGTATACAACGAAATGGGAGAGATCATCGTTCAGTTCTTCGGAAAAAGAAAACCGGGTATCCCTGAACTTACAGAGTGGAGAGAGCTTGTAGCTTCTCTATAA